TTTCTCGATGTCTTCCTTCACAACATCGGTCATACGGCTGATCGTTGCAGGAGAATAGGCATTGCCTAAAATTCGTTCAATAAACTTGCCAATTAGAGCAATTTTATAAAAATTTTAATGCCTATACGTATAACTTCACTCTACGAGTCAATAATAAAAGTAAATCATCTGATAAAGATGACAAACTTACCGTGGAAGTAGGTGAAGTAGATGAAAAAAGGTAAAAAAACTAATCATCAATTTCTTGAAGAACTTTTTCAGGTTTGGGGGAATGAGTTTGAACCACTTGAGGAATATAAGGGGTATGATCAGCCAATAAAGGTTCGGCATAAACAATGCGGAAGAATTCTTGATAAAACCCCAAAAAACTTGATCACTTTAAAACTTGGATGTAGAATATGTAAAAATAAAGAGAATGGGAAAAAGAGAAGAAAGAACCACGATTGGTTTGTTAATGAGGTAAAGAAACTTGTTGGTAATGAATATCAAGTAAGGAGCGAATATACAAGAAGTAAAGACCCTATAAAAATGTATCATACAGTTTGTAACGAAGAATTTACTACTACTCCTGATGCATTTCTTGGTTCGAGAAATGGTGATGGAAAAAAGGGAAACAGATGTCCAAAATGTTCAGGAAAATGGAAACGTGATACAGAAGCCTTTAAGCAGGAAGTTTATAAAATGTATGGAGATGAATTTGAAGTAATCGGGGAATATAAGGGCCGCCATGAAAATATTAAGATTTTACATAAAGTCTGCAACAATTATTTATATCCACGACCTCGCCACTTTTTAGATGGAAACTCATATTGCCAATATTGCAGTAAAAAGGAAAAAAAAGATACGCAACGTTTTAAAGAACAAGTATATGAATTAGTTGGAGATGAATATATCGTACTTGGTGAATATGTCGATGCCAAAACACCCATTCCGTTATACCACAAAAAATGTAAAACAGTGTACCGTGTAACTCCGGATAATTTCTTACGCGGAAAACGCTGCGGCCTATGTACTGATATCCATAACTCAAAAGGATATAAAGCCATCTATAACTTATTATTTGCAAATCAACTTCCATTCGATACACAATATAGGGATGAAAATTGCAGAAATATTAAGCCACTCCCTTTTGATTTTGTACTGTATAACAATTGGAGGCTGGATAAAATCATCGCCTTCATTGAGTTTGATGGAGAACAGCATGACAAACCATCTAATTTGTTTGGGGGAGAAGAAGGGTTTAAGGAAAGACAAAAAAATGACCAAATTAAAAATGACTTCGCAAAAGAGAAAGGAATCCCCCTCATTCGGATAAAGTATAAGGACTTAAATAATATTGAATCGGTCTTACAAGAAGAATTGAAAAAAATTAATATATACATCGATATCAATAAAACAAACGTTATCTAAAAGAAAATAACTGTTCCTTTAATTATTCGTGGTACTACCTGTAATTCCCACTTTCGATGCATTTACAAATATTTTGGGTTCATGGAAAGAAAGTAAAGAATTCATTTATGACTCACATAGGAATAGAATGATTAATGATTAAAAGCCAGTCTTAATTGACCGGCTTTTAACATTTAACCATGTATAAGATACATTTCCCCAAAATATTTTGATTAACATTTCATAGAAAACTTGAATCTTAAAGTCTGTATCTAATCCATTTCCATGAAGAATTTTTGTAAACGTTCAGCAGCCATTCGATATGCCTTTTTCTTATCACGAGGGCCTATTGCAATTATTTCCATTCTTATCGGCTGTCCTTCAACCGGGCGATAAATAATTCTAATATTTAGTGACTTTGACTTAATCTTTGCAAAACCATGCAAGTCCCCATGTAACGATTCAGCAACTCCATCCGGCTTAAATAGGGGACCTTGCTTTGCCCTTCTTAAAATTTCTAATAAAACGGTTTGTCTATGTCCTTTATTAATCGCTTTAATATCTTGCTTTACATCCTCAACAAACCTCAGTTCAACATTATATTTTTCTAAAATAAGCTCCTGCAAATCTTCAAGTGTTTTCACATCAATCTTCCTCTAATAATTTCATTAATTCGTTTACATTAATATCTGCTTCATCAAAAATATCTGATAAAGTTTGATTTACAGGTTTATTCTTACGTGCATATGCCTCTTCCATAACAATTTGATCAAGTGCTTCTTCTACAACTTCTTTTATTTGAAGCAGTTGCTCAAAATAATCTATATCGACGACTACAGCCAGTGCATCTTTCTTTTTTGCATTTTGAATAACAAATACTTCATCTGAGACTCCATTTGAAAAACGATCAAGTATTTCTGATAATTTTTTTGTTCTAGAAATATCCGTAACACTTAAAACATTAGTTTTCAAAAAATTCAATGTGTTTGTATTGGCAATAGGATATTGTTCTTTTGTCAATGTATGAACACCCACTTTCCATCCTCCTTTCTTTAGTATATGCATTATTATCTATATTATACACATAATTTTACACAAAAAACAACACATTTATTTATGGCCTATATTCCATTTGTTAATACATTAATTCTTCGCATTCCTAACATATTTTTGTTATTACCTAAAGT
The window above is part of the Bacillus methanolicus genome. Proteins encoded here:
- a CDS encoding DUF2726 domain-containing protein, producing the protein MKKGKKTNHQFLEELFQVWGNEFEPLEEYKGYDQPIKVRHKQCGRILDKTPKNLITLKLGCRICKNKENGKKRRKNHDWFVNEVKKLVGNEYQVRSEYTRSKDPIKMYHTVCNEEFTTTPDAFLGSRNGDGKKGNRCPKCSGKWKRDTEAFKQEVYKMYGDEFEVIGEYKGRHENIKILHKVCNNYLYPRPRHFLDGNSYCQYCSKKEKKDTQRFKEQVYELVGDEYIVLGEYVDAKTPIPLYHKKCKTVYRVTPDNFLRGKRCGLCTDIHNSKGYKAIYNLLFANQLPFDTQYRDENCRNIKPLPFDFVLYNNWRLDKIIAFIEFDGEQHDKPSNLFGGEEGFKERQKNDQIKNDFAKEKGIPLIRIKYKDLNNIESVLQEELKKINIYIDINKTNVI
- a CDS encoding type II toxin-antitoxin system RelE family toxin → MKTLEDLQELILEKYNVELRFVEDVKQDIKAINKGHRQTVLLEILRRAKQGPLFKPDGVAESLHGDLHGFAKIKSKSLNIRIIYRPVEGQPIRMEIIAIGPRDKKKAYRMAAERLQKFFMEMD